The following is a genomic window from uncultured Propionivibrio sp..
GAACAAGCCCTTGTCCATGATCTGCCGGCAGATCTCTTCGGTCGTTTCGTAGTGGGTGCCTTGCTGCGTAAAGCACCTGCAGCCGGTGCGCTTTGAATTCACACACCCGACAGGCTCAGGAACAACCGCCGGTTGCGTCAGAGCGTCATACGCCGGCGCCGTATGCATCAGGCCATCGATGCGCGGCTTGTATTGCGCCAGGTATTGCTCAGCCGTTACAGCAGAACGACCAGCGCCAGCTTCACCACCTGGCCCACCATAAACATAAGAACCAGCGCCACCAGGAGCCGGATTAATACGACCCTGAGAAACCTGCCCACCGGTTGCAGGAGCGGCTTTGCCACCGACCAGAGCCACCGGAGAAGGTAGAACGGAGCCACCGTTATAGACAGCAAAACTGAGAGAACCGAGTAGAACTGCCACAAGAAATATAAGCTTCGGGTTTTTCCAGAGTGGCGTTCCGCTCTTGGTGGCCGAGAATTTTCCGGTAGCCGTTGAATCGTAGAGTTTCCAGACATAGGACGGCACCTTCTTTCTGCCGATGTTGTAGAAATTGCTCTCGGACTTGGGGTTGTCGTCGGGCGCATGAAAGCCCTCGATGTAGCGGCCACCCAGGCCAAGCAGCGCCAGATCCTTGTGCTTGTAGGCGCCGTCAGCAATGCCGCGTATGTCGTCGCGGATCTTCTTGATATCCGGCGTCGTCAGCACCAGATCCCAGTTCCAGTGCCGGTGCTTGTCCCACGCCTGCGCCCAGTCCTTCGGGCGATTGTCGCGCAGCGCGGCATCCCGGCCCCCTGGGTAATCGAGCTTGGCGAGATCCGAATCGCGCCAGTGACGCGGCCAGATGTCCTGCGCTTCGTCGATGAACAGATAGGCACCTTCCGGCGCCCAATGAAACCACGTCCTCAATTTCTCCCGGCCTTCGTCGGTTCGATCATCGACCCAGATCACATCGAAGGAGTCGGGGAGATCTGGAAACGTCTCAAGGGTCCGTTCACGGCTGACCCCGCGAACGTTGGTCACAATGACGCGCCCGGCTTTTGCCTCTCTCAAGAAGTCATCGCCGATCGCCCCCGAGGTCTTAAAACTCCCTGGAGGTCCGTGATGAATTTTGATCGGCATGGCTTACCAACCGGCCAAGGGAATGAAGCGCAGAACGAAGCGCGTGCCAAAGGCATTGACCATCATGTTGATGGCATCCGGCACCCGGAACCACATCAAGGCGTTGAGGAGTTCCGAATCGAGTTTGCCCCACGCTGCCTGGATGGCTGCACTCAGGCCGATATTGTTGATGACCTTGACCGCTACATCCCAACCGAATTTGATGCACCAGAGCATCGATTCGAGCTTCATGATCGTCAGCCATTCGACAAGCTGCGCCGTCGCCGACGTAATCAGTTCATAGATGCCGGTCGAGAAGAACGCCGTAATCCAAGCAAAGAACTCTTGCATAGCATCACCGGAAGATAATGACGAGCGAGGCAAACGCAGCAATCACCATGATCGCCGCAGGAATCGGGGCAAGTTTCGACTCGAAATCACGAGCACATAATTTGAAGACCGACCCGGCAACCGTCACGCCTTCTGGGCATGGCAATGCGCCTTGGCCGGTGCCGAGTTGCCCGATCAGCGTTTTGGCTTGAGCCTTGATGGTGTCCAGCTCGGCATTGAGCGCGTCCTTGGCTTCCTGGACCTTGGCGCTCTTGGATTCGAATGTGCCGGTTGTCGGATTGGTGAAACTTGCCTTCTGGCAACTGAGCGCCGTTGGGTTGTCGGCGCAGTATTTCGATTGCTCGGTCGCACCGCTGCAAGCCGGTGCGGTCGGATTCGTCTGACAGAATCCGGCCTTGTCCTGGTTGCTGGTCGTCGTTACGACGCTTTTCGTGCCATCGGCATTGGTCTTTGTCGTCGTCGTGGTTGTCGTGCAGGTCTCGCCGCTACAGGTCGTCGTGCTGCTATCCGACTGGCTCGCCGTGCTGGTCGTCGTGGTGTTCGAGGCGTCCGTCGTTGTGCTGGTGCTCGTACTGCTCTTGGTGCCGCTGCTGGTTACCGTTGAAGCTTCGGTACAGACGATTACGCCGTTCACCGTGCCGTAGCCTTTGCCTTGGCTGACACATTTATAGGCTGGATCGCTGGTCGACATCTGCGCGCCGGTGCTGCCGGTACACGTACTGCCAAGCGAAGCGCCCGGCGCCGTCGCCCACAGTGAGCCGGTGCCGACCGATAGCCCGGCCGTCGAATAGGTGCAGCCATTGATGCAGAGAGAAGAGGGGATCGACGCACCCGCGCCGGAATAGGTGCCGCCTAACGAGGAGGCAATAGCAGTCCCCGCTGCCGGACAAACGACCTTGCAAGATCCATCGGCTTGCCGCGTCTCGCCCGTTGCGCAATCTGGACGGGTGCAACTTGTGCCGCTAAGGGTCCAGCCGCCCGACGTCGGGCAATAGGCAATTCCAGATCCGGCGCATTTCAGGTAAGCGCCGTTGTAGGTGCCGCCGTAATCACAAGCGTACACAGCCGCGTTGTAAGGATTTTGGCCATTCGCTAAATGACAGGTCACAATGCCGCCGGGCGGATTCGACACCCAGTCCTGACTAACGATAGTCGTCGAATAGAGAGAGGCCATCTTTTGACAGAAGGCGTCCGGCGTCGCGAAATCGCCAAGAGCGGTATGGAAATAGACGCGGGGCGTATACATGTCGGTGCTGGCCGGAATCGTTTCGGCATTGGCAACGACAAGAAAGCCCCCGAGAAGAAGGCCGACACAGAAGAACAGAAAGTTCCTGATATGGCGGTTCATAGGCTGGCGGTCCGAACGCCTATGACGAAGCAGCAGCCGAACATGCAGCCCAACATCAAGCTAATCATTTCAGATCCCGAACTTGGCGAATGGTCGATTTGATGATCTGGACGATGGTGACGAGCGTCACCACCATCGATGCAATTGCCGCCACTACCGCCAGAGCGGAAGTGAGCGCAGCAGCAGCGGCAGCAATTACCTGCGGCATGGTCAGAGCTTCTTGACCATGGCGATGACGAGGCCGACGACGACCAGGGCCGCGACCGCCGCAACGACATAACCGCCGACCGTAAGGCCGCTGGCTTGTGCCGCCTCGATACCGCTCTTTGCCGCCGTTTCCATGGTGCTGCTCGTGGTCTGCGCCATGGACGAACCGGACGCGACAACCGTCCCAGTGCCAATGGCCACTTCGGCCGATTTCTGGCGCAGGAATTCACCCGCTTGAGCAGCCTTTTCCTTTGCGACGCGACGTGCATTTTTCAACATTTGAAGCATGACGATCTCCTTAAAGGTTAATTACGGGTCTTGCGAATCATGGAGATCACCAGCCCGACCCCTAGGCCAGTTCCCCAACAACTGACAGCGCCAAGAAATCCAACCTTCATTAGCTCGCTGTCGTATGTCCATGTGTCCTGCTTGAATTCAGTTTGAGAGGCGACAATCTGCTGATCTGCCGAACTGCACGGCGGATTGGCGGGATACCCCGTCACCCATGTCGACGCCCCGACCTGGTAGACGCAGACCGCTGCATTGACCGGTACGGCAACCAGGAAGAGCAGGGCGATCAGAAGCGCTTTCACCGGTCGAACTCCTCGAAGAAGGTGTGAATCTCGTAATCCCGCTCAAGATTCAGCCGACCGGTTTCGTGCGCGCATTCAACATCCGGGGCGCGTCCGGCATGCTTGAGAGAGCGCACCAGACACAAATCCAGATTCAGGAATAACCCCGTGGATTTTTGCTGCACAACCCAAACGCGACGGACGTCCTTGAACATGGCTTACGCCTTGGCCTGCGCTTGCTGTTGCGACGGACCCTTCGCACGGAACGCCAGGCATTCCGGGCCTTTCGTCGTCAGTTCAAGATCGAGTTCGGCCATCACCGGGAACGGGAGATTCTTGAGCTTCTGGAATTCCTCTTCCTTGCCGAACTTGATGTTCGCGGCATTGAAGCCGGCTTCGGTGCCGGCCTTCTCCGACACATCCATCACGACGTAGAGGGTCGTGCTGTCGAAATGCTGCCCGTCGATGTCGCCCTTGAAGCCCTTGCAGCCGAGAACTTGAAACGTGCCTGAGACTTTCATTTCACTACTCCTGTAAAAGTGTTTCGCATGCGAAACATTCAAAAATGCCCATTGCAGATGTGCTCAGTTAGGCAAATGCCGCCTGGAAGAACATTTCCGCGTCGGGCTGAATCCGCTGTTGCTCATGGAACGACTCACCTGCAAAGCGCCAGTCGGGAACCTTTAAGCGCGAAGGAATCTCGCCTTCACGAATGATTTTTGCGATGGCAAGGTCGGTCGTCCCTTCCATTGCCACCAATACGTTGATTGCCGCGCCACACTGGCGCTTGAGCCATGCGACCATCGCCGCATACGTGATTTCTGTTTTTTTCTTCGTCGTCAGAATTCGCTCCTGACGCTCGTTGATCCAGGCAAAGGCCGGATAGGACGCCGCGAGATATTCACCAGGGCGAAGCAGGGCATCGAAGGGAATAATCCGATTGACGGATTTCATTTCCACTTCGACCCGCACCCATTCGCTGGCCTTGTCGCCTAACTGGCGACCCTTCTCATAGACCCGGCAGAATTTTCCGTTGTCGCGATTGCCGATGTAGAGGGTCCGGCCTTTGCCGGTCGGCTGCTTCCAGTTGCCGCGATATTCGTGATTGGGATTGCGACCGCCACAGTTGAACAGGCCGGCATCGAAGTCGGCATCGGCCCGGTCGACGCTGTAGCGAACGCCGTCATACACGTCGTGGGCAAGATCGAGGCGAGTAATACGCGCCCGTGCGCCGCACTTGTTTTCAAGGAAGTCATGCAGCCGGGCTTCCCATCCTTCACGGGCGGCAGCGCAGCCTTCACCGGAGAGCATGACGAGAACCGTGGATTTCTGGCCACCATGGCAGACCATGCCGTACTTGTCGCCGAGAACGTACGAGCAGTGATAGAAGTTCGCGCCGGTCGGTCTTTCAGCGGTAATGCCGAACCCGAAAATCTCTTGGCATTTTTTTGAAATGCGGTGAATGATTTCGTCATCGCTGATGCACTGATAGCCGAAGAAGAAATCGGTTTCATCCGTCGTGAAGTTCATCCAGTCGATGAAGGCATGGTCGCCACCGTAGCCACGCCGGGCCGGAATTTCTTTAACCTGGCCATCTTCGAGAACCAACCGAGCCCCGATTTCGGACTTTCCCCCCCTGTTAGTAGAGGGGGGACGGGCGGCGGCTGACGCTTGCTCCGCTTCGCGCTCCGCCGCTAACGCCGCCGCCTTGCTGTTGGCAAGACGCTCGTTAGCTTCTTGTATCGACTGGCGGACGCTTTCGGAGATCTGCGCAAGCTCTTGGGCTGAAACGCGCCCAACATCGAGGGACATGGCCTCTGCCGGACGCTTCATTTCTCAGCCCCTACATAGAAGAGGCAATACCGGTCAGCTTCGGAATTGACCATCTTGTCGGTTCGGGGGCAGTCACGCAGTTCGGGGAATGCGCGAATAGGTGTGCCGACAGCGCAGGACTTGCATTTAACGGTCGGCAAGCGATCGCGGAGGGCGCTCTCTCGCCTGAAAACGTCACCGATGTGGTTAAGCATGGCAACGGCTCCCAGCGAAGTAGCCAACGTCGGACTCGATTTCAACGATCAAATTCTTGCAGGCGGCGCTATCATCAGAAATTGGATAGACAGCCTCGCTCAACGCACCGCCAAATCCGTGAGGAACACCATGACCAGCGATGAACTTCAAGAAATCATGGCAATTGGTATGGAGACGGGTCACATCCTTCAGCAGGTCGGGGAGGACGACCGGGATCTTATGATTCGAAGGTTCGAACGCTTGCAGCAAGAGTTGGCAGACGGTCCCCAAACGAATGTCAGCCAACTCGGCGTGATACTGATCGATTCGATCCTGACTGCCTGGAGCGATATCGACTTGAATACGAGAATTCGAGACCATTTGGGAACCCCTTGATGAACACTTCTCGAAAACAAACTTGCTTACCCATAAGCAGATGGCTAAGATTCGATCCGTGAACAAATTTGTGTGTCACGCAAAATTGTGTGCGAATGATTCCACACATAAATTTGTGTGTCAACGGTTAGGAGACCCTATGGAATTTCGTGAATATCTTTTGTTAGGCGAAAAAGCCGCTGGCGGTCGGACCGAATTGGCAGTGGCTTTGGATCAAAAAGGGAACGCGATCACCGACGCAAAGGCACATAGGAGGGGGCTGCCGGTGTATGCGTGCGTTGAATTGGCAAAGCTGATCAACGTTGATCCGATGGAGGTAATTGCGGCCTCTGAACTCGTTACAGAGAAGAAAGAAGCGCGCATTGCAGTGTTCCGCCCTTTCATCCAAGCGGCACGCCACGCACACCTGGCAACACTGGCTCCGATGGCGACGCTGATGGTTGTATCAGCAACCATCGGAAATAGTCTATTGATTGCACGCGATTTGTTGTTATAATCTCGCTCTTTTTCTCAGTCTGGAATTACTCCTATGGTCGTTATTCGTCTCGCCCGCGGTGGTGCCAAGAAGCGCCCCTTCTACAGTGTGGTCGTTGCTGATTCGCGTGCGCGTCGCGATGGTCGCTTCATCGAACGTATCGGTTTCTACAATCCGATCGCCTCGGAAAAGGAAGAAGGCCTGCGCATTGCAGCGGATCGCCTGAACCATTGGTGTCAGCAAGGCGCCCAGTTGTCGCCGACGGTCGTTCGTCTCGTCAAGCAAGCTGGCGTCAAAGCAGCTGCCTGATCTGCATTCGGTAACGCGCATGTCTGCCGCGGCTGGAAATGAGTCGCCGGGTGACATGGTGGTGCTCGGCAAAATTGTTGCGCCGTACGGTTTGGTGGGTGCGGTGAAGGTTCATCCTTTTGCCGATGATCCTCTGAGTTGGGCCAAGCTGCCGCAGTGGTGGCTGGGCCGGGAAGAGGATGATCCCAGTCTCTGGCGGCCGGAGAAGTTGCGGCGATGCCGGTCCGGCGGCGATGTGCTGATCGTGCAGTTCGCATCCTTTTTGGATCGTAATGCGTCCGAGGCAGCCAAAGGTCTGTTGGTGGGTGTGCCGCGCAGTGCGCTACCGCCGACGGCTGAAAATGAGTATTACTGGGCCGATCTGATTGGTCTTGATGTACGCAACACGCAGGGGGAGTTGCTCGGGCAGGTGCTTGGCCTGATCGAAACGCCCGGGAACGACGTTTTGCGTGTTGGTGATGGAGAAGGAAGCGAGCGCTTGCTGCCCTTCGTCGCAGCGGTCGTATTGGATGTTGATCTGCCGGGGCGTTGTGTCCGGGTGGAATGGGAAGCGGATTGGTGAGCAGGGTCAAGCAGGAGGGCTCGGGCGCCGCGTTGGTGGCGGATGTCGTCACCTTGTTTCCTGAAATGTTCGCAGCGCTGACGCATTCGGGCGTGACGCGGCGGGCGCTGGAGGAAACGCGCTGGAGTCTGGATTTCTGGAATCCGCGCGATTTTACGCAGGACGTGCATCGAACCGTGGATGATCGCCCTTATGGTGGTGGTCCCGGCATGGTGATGATGCCGCAACCGCTCGAGCAGGCGATCGACGCCGCGCGGGCGAGGCAGAAGGCTGCCGGCTTGCGTAGTCGGGTGGTCTATCTGTCGCCGCAGGGGGCGTTGCTGACGCACCGGCGGGTGATGCAGTTTGTCGAGGCGGTCGCCGAGGAAGGGCTGATCCTTCTGTGCGGTCGCTACGAAGGAGTCGATGAGCGTCTGATCGAGCGCTGTGTCGATGAGGAAGTTTCGATCGGGGATTTCGTGCTTTCGGGTGGCGAAATTCCGGCGATGGCGCTGCTGGATGCCGTCGTCAGGCAGTTGCCGGGCGTGTTGAATGACGCGGCGTCGGCAACAGAGGATTCGTTTGTGTCGGGCTTGCTGGATTGCCCGCACTATACGCGGCCCGAGGTGTATTTCGGGCAGCAGGTGCCGGAGGTGTTGTTGTCCGGTCACCACGAGCAGATTCGTCGTTGGCGCCTCAAACAGGCGCTGGGGCGGACATGGCGACGGCGTCCCGACCTGCTGGCAGGGCGGAGGCTGTCGAAAGAGGAAACGCAACTCCTGGTGCAGTTTCAGGAGCAATGCGGTCAGACAATGATAAAGGAGTATGACAATGAATCTGATAGCGCAACTTGAGCAAGAAGAAATCGCCCGTCTGGGCAAGACCATTCCTGAATTCGCTCCGGGCGACACGGTCGTCGTCCAGGTCAAGGTCAAGGAAGGTTCGCGCGAGCGTCTGCAGGCCTATGAAGGCGTCGTGATCGCCAAGCGTAACCGTGGCCTCAACTCGAGTTTCATCGTTCGCAAGATTTCTTCCGGCGAAGGCGTCGAGCGGACGTTCCAGACCTATTCTCCGCTGGTTGCCGCGATCGAAGTCAAGCGTCGCGGTGATGTGCGTCGTGCGAAGCTGTACTATCTGCGCGAGCGTTCCGGCAAGTCGGCTCGTATCAAGGAAAAGCTGTCGCACAAGCAGAAGCCGGTCAAGCAGGACTGATCCCGGTTCTGTCTTCAAGGCAAATCAGACCGCGTCGAAAGACGCGGTTTTTTTTCGTCCGCGGTCGGTTGTTGTGGTATTAAATTTTCTTTCAAAGCGCTGCAAATAGAAAATAGTTGCATTGTGTGCTAGATTATTGGTGTGTAAATTCTATTTAGTGCTGCCATGTCGCATGATTTATTGCATGACGAGTTTGTCAAAGCCCTGCGCCACGAGTTGAAGCCCGCCTTGGGGTGCACCGAGCCGATTTCGCTGGCCCTGTGTTCGGCGATTGCAGCACGCTATCTCGGCGCATCGCCGCAGCGGATCGAGGCGAAAGTGTCGCCGAATCTGATGAAGAACGGGATGGGCGTGACGGTTCCGGGAACCGGTATGGTCGGCTTGCCGATCGCCGCGGCGGTCGGTGCTCTGGGCGGCGATCCGGATGCCGGGCTTGAAGTCTTGCGCACGATCAACGCCGGACAAGTCGCCGCGGCCAAGTCAATGCTCAATGAAAAACGCGTGACGGTCGGGTTGGCGGATACGTCTCTGGCGCTCTACGCCGAGTCGTGCGTCTACCATGGCACCGATCGGGTCCGGGTGTGCATCGCCGACTCGC
Proteins encoded in this region:
- a CDS encoding zonular occludens toxin domain-containing protein, which translates into the protein MPIKIHHGPPGSFKTSGAIGDDFLREAKAGRVIVTNVRGVSRERTLETFPDLPDSFDVIWVDDRTDEGREKLRTWFHWAPEGAYLFIDEAQDIWPRHWRDSDLAKLDYPGGRDAALRDNRPKDWAQAWDKHRHWNWDLVLTTPDIKKIRDDIRGIADGAYKHKDLALLGLGGRYIEGFHAPDDNPKSESNFYNIGRKKVPSYVWKLYDSTATGKFSATKSGTPLWKNPKLIFLVAVLLGSLSFAVYNGGSVLPSPVALVGGKAAPATGGQVSQGRINPAPGGAGSYVYGGPGGEAGAGRSAVTAEQYLAQYKPRIDGLMHTAPAYDALTQPAVVPEPVGCVNSKRTGCRCFTQQGTHYETTEEICRQIMDKGLFMAWKQGESPKDQAKAPENNDQEVKVRAAILAQEDKYGPPPVSILTGNDSTNPRINSSIRPH
- a CDS encoding DUF2523 family protein, whose amino-acid sequence is MQEFFAWITAFFSTGIYELITSATAQLVEWLTIMKLESMLWCIKFGWDVAVKVINNIGLSAAIQAAWGKLDSELLNALMWFRVPDAINMMVNAFGTRFVLRFIPLAGW
- a CDS encoding replication initiation factor domain-containing protein, with the translated sequence MSLDVGRVSAQELAQISESVRQSIQEANERLANSKAAALAAEREAEQASAAARPPSTNRGGKSEIGARLVLEDGQVKEIPARRGYGGDHAFIDWMNFTTDETDFFFGYQCISDDEIIHRISKKCQEIFGFGITAERPTGANFYHCSYVLGDKYGMVCHGGQKSTVLVMLSGEGCAAAREGWEARLHDFLENKCGARARITRLDLAHDVYDGVRYSVDRADADFDAGLFNCGGRNPNHEYRGNWKQPTGKGRTLYIGNRDNGKFCRVYEKGRQLGDKASEWVRVEVEMKSVNRIIPFDALLRPGEYLAASYPAFAWINERQERILTTKKKTEITYAAMVAWLKRQCGAAINVLVAMEGTTDLAIAKIIREGEIPSRLKVPDWRFAGESFHEQQRIQPDAEMFFQAAFA
- the rpsP gene encoding 30S ribosomal protein S16 — translated: MVVIRLARGGAKKRPFYSVVVADSRARRDGRFIERIGFYNPIASEKEEGLRIAADRLNHWCQQGAQLSPTVVRLVKQAGVKAAA
- the rimM gene encoding ribosome maturation factor RimM (Essential for efficient processing of 16S rRNA), yielding MVVLGKIVAPYGLVGAVKVHPFADDPLSWAKLPQWWLGREEDDPSLWRPEKLRRCRSGGDVLIVQFASFLDRNASEAAKGLLVGVPRSALPPTAENEYYWADLIGLDVRNTQGELLGQVLGLIETPGNDVLRVGDGEGSERLLPFVAAVVLDVDLPGRCVRVEWEADW
- the trmD gene encoding tRNA (guanosine(37)-N1)-methyltransferase TrmD gives rise to the protein MSRVKQEGSGAALVADVVTLFPEMFAALTHSGVTRRALEETRWSLDFWNPRDFTQDVHRTVDDRPYGGGPGMVMMPQPLEQAIDAARARQKAAGLRSRVVYLSPQGALLTHRRVMQFVEAVAEEGLILLCGRYEGVDERLIERCVDEEVSIGDFVLSGGEIPAMALLDAVVRQLPGVLNDAASATEDSFVSGLLDCPHYTRPEVYFGQQVPEVLLSGHHEQIRRWRLKQALGRTWRRRPDLLAGRRLSKEETQLLVQFQEQCGQTMIKEYDNESDSAT
- the rplS gene encoding 50S ribosomal protein L19, which produces MNLIAQLEQEEIARLGKTIPEFAPGDTVVVQVKVKEGSRERLQAYEGVVIAKRNRGLNSSFIVRKISSGEGVERTFQTYSPLVAAIEVKRRGDVRRAKLYYLRERSGKSARIKEKLSHKQKPVKQD